GGTGAGAAAAATGGACGTATCTTTCCCACTGCGAATGAGGCAATGACTACTGCCAGCACCATCACAAAAGAACATCTGGAGCAACTTTTAGCACTGTTAACTTCAAACCCATCATCCAGTACTCCTAATGTTTCTGTGGCGCATACAGGTAATGAAATAATTGCCTTTCCATGTGGTTTCGGAATTTCTGCTCCATGGATAATTGATTTTGGAGCATCTGCTCATATGACCAATTCCTTAAAATTGTTAAAATTATACTCACCCTGTCCTGAAAATAAAAAGGTTAAGATTGCAGATGGAAGTTTTTCACCTATTGCCGGAAAAGGTTCAGTCCAAATTTCTGAGAATATAGATCTTAAGTCTGTTCTCTATGTACCTAAACTTACATGCAATCTTCTTTCAATCAGTAAATTATCCAAAGACTCTAACTGTCGTGTAGTTTTTTGTGACTCTCATTGTACCTTTCAGGACCGGAGCTCAGGGAAGATGATTGGCAGTGCTAAAATGGTGAATGGTCTTTACTACTTTGAGGACATTTTACCTAGTAAGGAAATTGTGCAAGGACTTAGTAGTATTAGTTCTCTTTCTGTTTATGATCAAATAATGGTTTGGCATTGCCGTTTAGGTCACCCTAGTTTTTCATATATGAAACATTTATTCCCTGATTTGTTTAAAAATATGAACCCCGTAGATTTTCAATGCGAAAGTTGTATTCTTGCAAAAAGTCCTCGTAAAACATATCTCTAGACCTTACCTTGAATCAAAACCTTTTTACTTATTCCACAGTGATGTGTGGGGACCCTCAAAGGTAACTACATCATCAGGACAAAAATGGTTTGTAAGCTTTACCGATGACCATACTCGACTCTGTTGGGTATTTTTGATGAGAAACAAGAATGAGGTtgagaaaatttttaaagaattctaCAATTTGATTGAAAACCAATTTCAAACAAAAATAAGTATTTTAAGAACAGATAATGGTACAGAATATTTTAATCAATCTGTAGAAACTTTTTTGAGGACAAAAGGCATCTTACATCAATCAACCTGTCCTGatactccagaacaaaatggagTCTCTGAAAGAAAAAATAGGCACTTACTCGAAGTTGCTAGGGCCATAATGTTTTACATGAATATTCCAAAGTACTTGTAGGGAGATGCAATTCTAAcagcaacttatttaattaataggaTGCCTACTAGAGTTTTAAACTACATCACGCCGTTGCAATGTTTGAAAAAATACTTCTCTGAATCTCGCATCAATTCTGATTTACCCCTTAAAGTATTTGGTTGGACTGCTTATGTACACATACCTAAGAGATCACGGTCAAAATTAGATCCTAGGGCAGAAAAATGTGTTTTTATAGGCTATGCTGCAAATCGCAAAGGCTACAAATTTTTTTGTCCTCTAAAAAAACGGTTCTTTGTAACAATGGATGCTACTTTCATGGAAACCAAACCATATTTTACCAAAAAtctaattcagggggagaatctAAGGGAACCAAATTTTTGGGAGATAACTAGAACTCTTCCAAATTTGGTTATTGACCAACCTCCAAAATCTCAAAATGAAAATAATGGGGAGTCCGAACCCATAATTGTCAATCATGAAATTGGTCTATCAGAAAAGGAAATACTTCGAATGGAAAAAAACCGAAATATCCTTGAACCTTTGGTTTATTCTAGGAGAAATGTCCTTGGAAGAAGTAGAGATAAATTAACCATTCCAGCACAAGCCTCATTAGAAGCCCCGGGCGAAGGAACTCTGAATACTCCAGGTACCTCTTTTTCCCCTAACTCACATGAAAACTCCACTTTACCTATTATTCTTGAGTCTACTAGTCTAACCTCAATTGTTCCGCAAGAAAATGACCCTGACAACCTTGACCTTCCCATTGCTTTTCGAAAAGGTACCCGAACCTGTACCAAACATCCCATTGCCAGATACATAACCCATGACCATTTATCCGAATCACATAAGGCATTTACTATTAATATTTCAAAACTTGTTGTACCTAGAAACATTCAGGAAGCACTGGAGGACAAGGATTGGTGATTAGCAGTGTTTGAAGAAATGAATGCCTTACAGAAAAATGGTACTTGGGAAATTGTTGAAGCACCTAAGGATCAAAAGATAGTAGGGTGCAGATGACTCTTCACTATAAAGAGTAAACCAGATGGGAGTGTAGAGAGATATAAGGCAAGGCTTGTAGCAAAAGGCTTTACGCGGACATATGGAATAGATTACCAGGAAACATTTGCCCCTGTCGCAAAAATTAACTCAATTCGAGTTCTTCTGTCACTTGCGGTCAATCTCAAATGGCTCTTATATCAGCTGGATGTTAAAAAAGCCTTCCTAAATGGAGATCTAGATGAAGAAGTACTTATGAGCCTCCCTCCAGGTTTTGAAAGAAAATTCGGAGTCGGAAAGGTGTGTAAACTGAAGAAGGCCTTGTATGGTCTAAAGCAATCCCCAAGGGCATGGTTTGAACGCTTTGGCAAAGCTATGAAGCGACTTGGTTATGTTCAAAGTCAAGCTGATCACATCATGTTTTACAAACACTCAAAGGAAGGTAAAACAGCTGTGCTtattgtatatgttgatgatattatccTAACAGGGAGTGACTACAAGGAACTTGAAGAACTTAAAGGAAAGCTTGCAAAAGAATTTGAAATCAAGGACTTGGGagtgttaaaatattttcttggCATGGAGTTTGCAAGGTCCAAAGAAGGTATATTTGTCAACCAACGAAAATATGTCCTTGACTTGCTGACCGAAACTGGTATGCTGGGATGTAAGCCAGCTGAGACGCCTATGGAGCCTTACGTCAAACTACAACCAGCAGCGGCAGAATCAGTAAAGGAAAGGGAGCGCTATCAAAGACTTATCGGGAGACTGATTTATCTATCACATACTCGACCTGATATAGCATTTCCAGTAAGTGTAGTTAGCCAATTCATGCACTCGCCTGGGTCTGAACACTTCGATGCTGTGTATCGAATCCTAAGGTATCTAAAGAGAACACCCGGTAAAGGACTTCTGTTTAAAACTCGGGGACATCTACAAGTTGAAGCTTACACTGATGCAGACTGGGCAGGAAGTATAACTGATAGAAGGTCTACTTCGGGATATTGCTCGTTTGTGGGTGGTAATTTGGTCACTTGGCGTAGCAAGAAACAAAATGTGGTAGCTCGAAGCAGCGCAGAGGCTGAGTTTAGAGCCTTAGCTCATGGAATATGTGAAGTTTTGTGGATCAAGAGACTATTATTGGAATTGAAGATATCAGAATTGGTGCCAATAAAGATGCACTGTGACAACAGAGCAGCAATTTCAATTGCACACAATCCAATACTTCATGATCGCACGAAGCATGTGGAAGTCGACAAGCACTTCATCAAAGAAAAAACAGATAATCATGTGATTAGTGTGGACTATATCCCCACCATTGAACAGGTTGTTGATCTACTTACAAAAGGGCTACACAAGAGACAGTTTGAATGTTTAGTAAGCAAGCTGGGTATGGAAGATATCTTTAAACCAGCTTGAGGAGGAGTGTCGAGAATATAGATTATTTAGGAAAGCTATGAGGTGTAAATTATGCTAGCTAGCTAGCTGTCTTGATTATTCTTAGTAAGCtttaattagctttaattagCATTAATTAGCATTATTCTTAATTGCTGTAAATCATTGAGCTGTAATTATGttgtaaattattataaatacaaTCTCAATAGGAGAGATCATTATGCCCTCAAGTCATCTATTTCAAGTATTGCAATTTTGTCAACCATTTATGATTAATTGACTGTAGATAATAACACTTAAACAGCAACCTATGCCTCCTTAGGGTTGAGAACTAACCATTTTTCAAAGAGTTTAGATTTAGGAAACTACACTTCTCCTTATGGTTATCGTACATGTGGTTTTGGACCTAGGTCATGATGGATATGATATTAAAACAAAATCTACAAGCAGTGTGTAGGCTATGCTAGAAGGTACACTGACATTACAGTAAGCCCATATGACACAAACAAGCAAGCTAAAAGGAAAAGCCCAATACTCTCAACCCTACATGAACAATAGTGTTTATCAGATATGTGAAGTGCATGATTTTATATGGCTTGAATAGTTGAGTTGGAAAGCTCCCAGCCCTATAACAAGTTATGAGCCTTACCTTTTCGTGGTCGGCTACACAGACATTATCTTTCTTTTTGAACTTCATTTCGAGATTATCATTAATCGTACGTTCAAAACAAGCAATACGAATTGCCCCAAAGATTGCCAAGAAAGAACTGGTTTCAAAAAGGTAGCACCTAATTGTTCGCAGACATGGTGAGAGCATATTGGAGGATGAATTTTGAGGGGAAGCTCAGGGAGCAGCAAGAagatatatcaaaaaataaatctCTAAACAACGAAAAATGTAAGTTTGAAGGGCAATGAATGGGTACAAGCATACAATTAACTCTTCTTCCTTTTGCCTCTTCCTCTAAATCTTTCTCTAGTTCTTTTTCTTCCACCTGTGCtgcttcttttttcttcttctatctCCCCCTTGCTAGTTGGTGTCAAAGGGCACCACCTTGTGGCTTGTACCAATACATGGTACATCTATGGCACATAAATCATCTCAATCCAATCAAGTGTTGAAATGTGAGAATGATTCTAAGTTGTCTCTTGTAATGACTCAAACTTTAAAtcatgatgttaagtttttatcctCACTCCAATTCTATTCAATTCAGTTTGTCTAACTATAGAACCTAAGCATCATCAAGATGTCCATACAATTTTATTCTGTTTCTGTCATTGTTAGTGAAGTTTCACCTAATTGCAACCAGATAATAGTATCTTTTGACTTTGTCTTTTATAGTAACTTCAGTTACCCAGCTTAACTGACATATGTTCAACTAACTTTTTCGCATGTGTGGTTTCTTAATTATCCAAACTTTTAACTTACTATACAAAGAATGGCTGATTGTACCATAATCTTATGACAGTTTTCTTTTGGTCCAATTTGAGCACCGCCCAATCAAATGACTCCAAATTCCTTTTCATTTTATCACTCACTAAAATCAAATCCTTGGTTTGATATGGTAACACAGTTAATCTTACCAGATTTAATGACTAGAAAATAGAAATGTAGACTTGATTTTAAGAAATATCAGCAAAGTGTTATCGACCCTAAAATTATATAAAAGAACCCATAACAAAACAACGAAGCAGAAGTTATAGCTTTCATTTTGATAAAAAATCTCTTAGTATGCTTTATAGAAAGCAAGCACAGCAAGAAGAACAAATACATGAGGGCACTAGGTTCTTGCATGTCTGGCCTAGCATCTCCATTTCAGTAATGTAGACAAAATAAATTAGAGAATCATGATGTCAAGTGACAGCCAAGATGACATGCATTATAAGTGACTTCTGAGCAAACAGATAAGAAATCATAATCTAGAAGCCTAGACATTTGACTCGCCCTTGCACGTACTTGGTGCTAGAGAGACAGTTGCTAATTTGCTATGACATAAATGATCTATGTGAATCAAATGATCTCTTCATCCTTTTCATCTTTCAGCATAAACTAGGATATTCCAGATTTAATCAACAAATATCACTGAAGTTGTCCTATAGGAGTACCTAAATTTAGACGATTTCAAAACCAACCCAAATTATGAAACAGTAAGGAAACAAACAAAATTAGAAAACATAGAAAACGTGAAGTGAAAGTTGTCTTGTTTTATCAACGAGTCCTATGAGAAAGCATGCAGTTTTAACGACAGACGAACAGAAGGGAAATGGACTTTTCAAGAAGGAATTTCTCATTGTCGTTCCCCGATATCTTGACTTCTAAAAGTTATTCGTAAACATCCAAATAACATATTCAGATTCCTCcaagctttgttttttttttttacgggAGGCCACGCAAAGTCGTGCcgtttggtaaaaaaaaaaatctattacaaATATCAACACAGAAAAAAAAGGTACAATCATCGCATCATCATAGTTCCTTTCGCTGGGAGCATAAGATGCGGACCGTCAAATAATATCTGGTTCTAGTGGTCTGGGCAGAAACCCTAACCGTTTCTAACGCAACTGGGGATCGGTACGCAGAGAAGAGACGAAGGAATAGAGGGAAGAGTTGAGTGACGAAAGGAAGTGTGGGCGGAGAAtacaggaggaggaggaggagacggATGAGGAGTACCTTCGCAAAGATCGCCGGCGGAGCGGAGGAGGTGGCAGAAGAGGACGGCTTCCTCCGTCGCTTTTCGGGGCAGGAGTCGCAGGACGGACGGACGAGGGAAAGCAGATAGTTAACTTTTTCAATAGGGAGAGCATCCACAGCGGATATACGCCGCATCAAAAGTTTAAAATCTCATACCCTACTATCAAAAAACTCTCTCAACAATTATTCCAcactttttattatatataattttcatttctccttcgtattttacattatataccattaatttttttataaaatttaaatttataaattgctaacatgaaaaaatattaataacttaaaaaaatacataaatattacagtgcatcaaataaaaagacataaattataataatagtcCTAAAAATAAACATAAACTCATCTACACTGAGTCATGTCTGTTTAATTTTTTCCaccatttttttatataaataaagttaTCCTGGTGTCATCTCACTAGTATCcttcataagaatttcataatccttatgaaagatTTCGACTTTCCGCAAAGCCATTTTTTAGATTTGATATTATTTAATATCTTGTCATTCTTTGTCGATGCTATGTTCCATTGTATCGCCCTCTCTAGCTTTAGATTTGCCTTTTCTCTTCGCTGCCTTTTGCCCTATAGGACGAATGTGGACTTCAGAGTCATCTAAATCAACACTTGTATCTGGATTTGATGTTGAAGTGTTTCCCCCTGATTCGGATGTCCTTGTCTTCTTGTTAGAGTAATGAGCAACTGATTGTGGAGTATATTTCTCATATTCTTTGAGAACCCTCCACACATGCATATACTTAAAAATCTTGCCTTTGTTGTTGGCTTTCCACATATTCAATGCATTCTCCAACACATTCTCGTCACTCCAACCGTTTTGCTgatgagtataaaaattattataagttgCAGAAAATTCATTTACCATCGGTGCAAACCTATAATAATGTGATTTCAGCCGCTGATAATTTCTCGTCATAGATCCAGTGTGGTGATGTTTGTTGTAGTAATCAGCTATACGTTTCCAAAAAATTTGATCCTTCTAGTCATTACCAATGATTGCATCAGTGCTTATAGTTGCCCATGACTTCGCAAGGACCATATCTTCATTGAGAGAGCAAAATCTTCGTTTCGATTCATTTTCCTCCAGCTCAACTTCACGCTCCTCTTGCGATGAGTGTGGTGGCAACTGAGTTGCAGGAATAGATGATGGTGTTAGAGATTCTTTGTCGCTGATAGATAGATCAATAGTTGTCCTTCTTGATTCATTCGAATGTATGACAGGTGGTTGAGTAGGAGAAAATACGTAAGGATTAGGCATCCGAAGTTGGTTACCCATTGCTGACCAATCTTGGGATGGATACATACCAAATGAAGCCGGAGCGGCGTTACTTGGATTCCATGTCtgcaaaaaattttgagaactttgggaatttgaaaattttggagaatattgtggaatatatgaaatattttgaacatttggaggatattgtgagtgagagaaaatatgaggaTATTGGATATTTGGAGGAGTGCGACTATTTTGAGAAGATGTATTTCCTTCCgtatttgaaaaattcaaaagatTCGTAAAGGAAGTATTGAGATTTTCATCCATCTCGAATACAAATAGGGAATGAAAGAAAGAAATGAGTTGAGAGTAAAAATTGTAATGAAATGAATGAAATTGATCTCATAttgatagattttttttatatattaaataatgAAATTAAAACATTGAACCTTCATCAAACTATAGGAAAGAGGTTTCTCATTTATACCACGTCACAGTCTcgcattctctctctctctcgcattGTAGGTTGGAGTAGGTTTATATTCTCTCTAGACCATCTAATGGTTAACATAACATATGAGATATTAGTATTATAAAATATGGGATTCGAGTAAATGTTTTGTTTATAGGTTAATTATTATTCTAAAGATTAATAGTTGCTCCTGATTTAATTCTTTCATATTGATCCTTAGATATATTAATTTGTCATCATTAGAGTAAATCTATATCGGTCAACCGTATTGATCCTTAGACGTATTAATTTGTCACCATTAGAGTAGATTTATATCGGTCAAAAAtgtaaagacaaaaaaaaaaacaaaaacgaaAAGGGCGTGTCCACGGCATAGTCGAGTTAAAACTCAAACGATAGATTATCACAACAGAATATAAATTGAATTTCTAGGGATAAATTTTTAGGAATAAAATTTCTAACATAAAAAGATGACGCTCAATTCATTCATGATGATTTGTCTCTCTTTAAATATCTAGGGTGGGTGTGGAAGGGACGTAGGTGAGGCCGTGAGGGCATCATCTTTtgttataaaatataaaaaggaCATTTTAAATTAAGAGAAATATCAGATAAatgtttcttttttaaaaaaaataataattaaatgacCGTGCCCTCTCATGATTTCATGTTAAAATTTGCTCTTAATTTAGTGTCGTTGTAGAAGCTATTGGATAAATGATcaataattactataatatattTCAGgtgaatttatgatttatatcatataaaaattatcaaataactattataatatgTAGAAATTATTCTATAGCTATTACTGTTTAaggtgaatttaaaatttaagatttatacCATATAGAAGTTATAATGTGGAGAAACTACTTCATAGCTGCTATAGCATATAAAAGCTATTCAATAACTGTTACAATGTGGAAAAGCTACTCGGTAGCTTCTACAATGTGTAAAAGTTaccagtagctactacaacatgtttagtatgaCTTTAGAAT
This genomic stretch from Zingiber officinale cultivar Zhangliang chromosome 7A, Zo_v1.1, whole genome shotgun sequence harbors:
- the LOC121999239 gene encoding uncharacterized protein LOC121999239, whose product is MVNEFSATYNNFYTHQQNGWSDENVLENALNMWKANNKGKIFKYMHVWRVLKEYEKYTPQSVAHYSNKKTRTSESGGNTSTSNPDTSVDLDDSEVHIRPIGQKAAKRKGKSKAREGDTMEHSIDKE